A stretch of the Takifugu flavidus isolate HTHZ2018 chromosome 1, ASM371156v2, whole genome shotgun sequence genome encodes the following:
- the LOC130529731 gene encoding LOW QUALITY PROTEIN: taste receptor type 2 member 10-like (The sequence of the model RefSeq protein was modified relative to this genomic sequence to represent the inferred CDS: inserted 1 base in 1 codon; deleted 1 base in 1 codon), translating to MEVAYIMRVNMSAIVLNILINAFYIACLVRPFRGETPKQPLSLLLWTMLCCNLSFQASVQVLFFXHASIGLIVSIFGIFIFSLSTSMTTTVWLNFFYFIQIVPLKSPVFLWMKRNHKATIYCIWMVEKLIIGITVTSIVMFDVSVFSQISDLMSFNATFNSDTVFNKLPSHLIKLAKATMIMNEVYFVICLFIMSLSSLSTAIYLSRHLRQMASKVRSCSLFRSQVRVTVTGILQGALYVLLSTWILSHYLFYDIAAGPAAYMTLANITVINVYMMGTIVNLGVGQAVFRQRAVDLWHRAARCCTTMRAQQPQKG from the exons ATGGAGGTTGCTTATATCATGAGGGTTAACATGAGTGCGATCGTCCTCAACATTCTCATCAACGCGTTCTACATCGCCTGCCTGGTGCGTCCGTTTCGAGGCGAAACGCCCAAACAGCCGCTGAGCCTCCTTCTCTGGACCATGCTCTGCTGCAACCTGTCTTTCCAGGCGTCagtccaggttctgttct GTCACGCCAGCATTGGGCTTATTGTATCCATTTTTGGGATTTTTATCTTCAGTTTGTCCACCAGCATGACCACCACTGTTTGGTTGAACTTCTTCTACTTCATCCAGATTGTGCCTTTGAAGAGCCCCGTCTTCCTttggatgaagaggaatcatAAAGCCACCATCTACTGCATCTGGATGGTTGAGAAGCTAATAATTGGGATAACTGTTACCAGCATTGTTATGTTTGATGTTTCTGTATTTAGTCAAATTTCTGATCTGATGTCGTTCAATGCCACGTTTAATAGCGATACCGTATTCAATAAATTACCCTCCCACCTGATAAAGCTGGCTAAAGCCACAATGATCATGAATGAGGTCTACTTCGTTATCTGCCTGTTCATCATGTCGCTGTCCAGCTTGTCCACTGCCATCTACCTCAGCAGACACTTGCGTCAAATGGCCTCCAAAGTGCGGTCCTGCTCCCTCTTCCGAAGCCAGGTGAGGGTCACTGTCACCGGcatcctgcagggggcgctctaCGTGCTGTTATCTACGTGGATTCTGTCCCACTATTTGTTCTATGACATTGCAGCCGGACCCGCTGCGTATATGACCTTAGCCAATATCACTGTCATCAACGTCTACATGATGGGCACCATT GTAAATCTGGGGGTGGGTCAGGCCGTGTTCAGGCAGAGAGCTGTGGACCTGTGGCACAGAGCGGCACGGTGCTGCACAACCATGAGAGCACAGCAGCCTCAAAAGGGATGA
- the LOC130529724 gene encoding taste receptor type 2 member 1-like, which produces MEVAYIMRVNMSAIVLNILINAFYIACLVRPFRGETPKQPLSLLLWTMLCCNLSFQASVQVLFFVNASIGLIVSIFGIFIFSLSTSMTTTVWLNFFYFIQIVPLKSPVFLWMKRNHKATIYCIWMVEKLIIGITVTSIVMFDVSVFSQISDLMSFNATFNSDTVFNKLPSHLIKLAKATMIMNEVYFVICLFIMSLSSLSTAIYLSRHLRQMASKVRSCSLFRSQVRVTVTGILQGALYVLLSAWILSRYLFYDIAAGPAAYMTLANITVINVYMMGTIVNLGVGQAVFRQRAVDLWHRAARCCTTMRAQQPQKG; this is translated from the coding sequence ATGGAGGTTGCTTATATCATGAGGGTTAACATGAGTGCGATCGTCCTCAACATTCTCATCAACGCGTTCTACATCGCCTGCCTGGTGCGTCCGTTTCGAGGCGAAACGCCCAAACAGCCGCTGAGCCTCCTTCTCTGGACCATGCTCTGCTGCAACCTGTCTTTCCAGGCGTCagtccaggttctgttcttTGTCAACGCCAGCATTGGGCTTATTGTATCCATTTTTGGGATTTTTATCTTCAGTTTGTCCACCAGCATGACCACCACTGTTTGGTTGAACTTCTTCTACTTCATCCAGATTGTGCCTTTGAAGAGCCCCGTCTTCCTttggatgaagaggaatcatAAAGCCACCATCTACTGCATCTGGATGGTTGAGAAGCTAATAATTGGGATAACTGTTACCAGCATTGTTATGTTTGATGTTTCTGTATTTAGTCAAATTTCTGATCTGATGTCGTTCAATGCCACGTTTAATAGCGATACCGTATTCAATAAATTACCCTCCCACCTGATAAAGCTGGCTAAAGCCACAATGATCATGAATGAGGTCTACTTCGTTATCTGCCTGTTCATCATGTCGCTGTCCAGCTTGTCCACTGCCATCTACCTCAGCAGACACTTGCGTCAAATGGCCTCCAAAGTGCGGTCCTGCTCCCTCTTCCGAAGCCAGGTGAGGGTCACTGTCACCGGcatcctgcagggggcgctctaCGTACTGTTATCTGCGTGGATTCTGTCCCGCTATTTGTTCTATGACATTGCAGCCGGACCCGCTGCGTATATGACCTTAGCCAATATCACTGTCATCAACGTCTACATGATGGGCACCATTGTAAATCTGGGGGTGGGTCAGGCCGTGTTCAGGCAGAGAGCTGTGGACCTGTGGCACAGAGCGGCACGGTGCTGCACAACCATGAGAGCACAGCAGCCTCAAAAGGGATGA